The following are encoded together in the Corticium candelabrum chromosome 1, ooCorCand1.1, whole genome shotgun sequence genome:
- the LOC134195740 gene encoding 52 kDa repressor of the inhibitor of the protein kinase-like, with protein sequence MAHQQSIAAFFRAAHKRPSSEAGRLDAGGEQHNDREDCQPPNRRPRLCSVLTEESNSHPTSNLDTQVQDTVRENATTCTDFVGRPFDVGLTIKIGMSVKEVSTAVSALSGGEKYKLLFRHTSPPTVLPSTRSYGCNRKFNTDWLTKYSWLVYSPANDAVYCAPCALLCSEKTRADKGLFVNVPFRNWVKLSESLAAHAKHTYHAHCMDEADTFRAVVDNPDSRLDVMVRTVLQDRLTTNKHILQQIVRAILYLTKQGLALRGHREGISSSSNPGNFLALLKNQAANDAVLKKHLEQPLARNGTYLSPRSQNDIMGIIGFDIIRAKIVEEVKEAKFYAVLADEISSHNVEHLAVCLRFVDASGEIREEFVSFVKMVRVRAVDIEQAITGLLTNLGLSLEDLRGQGYDGASTMSGEKSGVQRRILDKQPKAVYTHCSGHSLNLVIAQACAEPCVRNCISVIKAITLWIRASPKREGLLKQVCERQQQAGAAHGSPLLNVCITRWVENIDGWQRFMQCHPYLVELCEVIIYGSRHYAMFSDGFSADDKKDAVAHLKSLESFSFIYAMVVLHRTLSYVREPIKRLQGVSQDLYSGLMMIEDCQKELLSIRFNADELTAFSDRIYNHSCCLAAKSDIAPVVPRTCQRQQHRSNYQCSDPKQYFKVTVLLPFLDHLLADLKARFAKHVQKVARLQSLLPSSISETSSFQDIEEAVIFYSADLPNPDIVDEEFVRWKRKWLNIPPQSRSQSLKDCLAPGVCTMPNLRVLMQLFATLPLSTCSCERSGSALRRLNTYLRSTQSEDRLAAAALIHVNYATPVDINHVCKLFMQKHPRRIEAPSMLFDNS encoded by the coding sequence GCGAAGCTGGTCGACTCGATGCGGGCGGTGAGCAACATAATGATCGTGAGGACTGCCAGCCACCGAACCGACGGCCACGGCTTTGCTCTGTGTTGACTGAGGAAAGCAACAGCCACCCGACGTCAAATCTAGACACTCAGGTCCAAGACACGGTGAGGGAGAATGCCACGACGTGCACGGATTTCGTTGGTCGCCCATTTGACGTAGGTCTCACTATCAAGATTGGAATGTCAGTCAAAGAAGTGTCCACAGCCGTTTCAGCGCTTTCCGGAGGTGAGAAGTACAAATTACTCTTTAGGCATACTTCGCCGCCTACCGTACTGCCTTCTACTCGTTCGTATGGCTGTAACCGCAAGTTTAACACGGATTGGCTTACTAAATACTCGTGGCTAGTCTACAGCCCAGCCAATGATGCTGTGTATTGTGCACCATGCGCTCTGTTGTGTTCAGAGAAGACTCGTGCTGACAAAGGCCTCTTTGTAAACGTGCCTTTTCGCAACTGGGTGAAGCTGAGCGAGTCGCTGGCAGCTCATGCAAAACACACGTATCATGCTCACTGCATGGACGAAGCAGATACATTCAGAGCAGTTGTAGATAACCCTGATTCTAGACTTGATGTTATGGTACGCACGGTACTGCAAGATCGCTTGACCACAAATAAGCATATTTTGCAACAGATAGTTCGTGCCATACTGTATTTGACGAAACAAGGATTAGCACTGCGTGGACACCGAGAAGGGATTTCATCCAGCAGTAATCCTGGAAATTTCTTGGCATTGCTTAAGAACCAAGCTGCTAATGATGCAGTCTTGAAGAAGCACCTGGAACAGCCCTTGGCACGGAATGGTACATACCTGTCACCAAGGTCACAGAATGATATAATGGGTATTATCGGTTTTGACATTATTCGCGCAAAAATTGTTGAGGAAGTGAAAGAGGCCAAGTTTTATGCTGTGTTGGCAGATGAAATTTCCAGTCACAATGTGGAACACTTGGCTGTTTGCCTGAGGTTTGTAGATGCGTCTGGTGAGATACGAGAAGAATTTGTTTCATTCGTAAAAATGGTACGAGTTCGTGCTGTTGATATTGAACAGGCTATCACTGGACTTCTGACAAACCTTGGTCTTTCACTTGAGGATCTCCGTGGACAGGGTTATGATGGAGCGTCAACAATGAGTGGAGAGAAGTCAGGTGTTCAGAGAAGAATTCTAGACAAGCAGCCAAAGGCAGTATACACTCACTGTTCCGGTCATTCCCTCAACCTTGTAATAGCACAAGCCTGTGCAGAGCCATGCGTCCgaaattgtatttctgtcaTCAAGGCCATCACTCTTTGGATTAGAGCATCACCAAAGAGGGAAGGTCTACTAAAGCAAGTATGTGAAAGGCAACAGCAAGCTGGAGCAGCACATGGCTCTCCTCTGCTTAATGTTTGTATAACCAGATGGGTGGAGAATATTGATGGGTGGCAGCGCTTCATGCAGTGTCATCCATACCTAGTAGAGCTGTGCGAAGTAATAATTTATGGGAGTAGACACTACGCCATGTTTAGTGACGGATTCTCTGCTGATGACAAGAAGGATGCGGTTGCGCATTTAAAGTCCTTGGAATCCTTCTCTTTTATTTATGCAATGGTTGTTTTGCACCGTACGCTCTCGTACGTTCGAGAACCCATTAAAAGGTTGCAGGGAGTTTCTCAAGATCTCTACTCTGGCTTGATGATGATAGAAGATTGTCAGAAAGAGCTTCTTAGCATACGTTTCAACGCAGATGAACTGACTGCATTTTCAgacagaatttacaaccacaGTTGCTGCCTTGCTGCTAAGTCTGATATTGCTCCAGTTGTGCCCAGAACTTGCCAACGGCAGCAGCATCGTTCTAATTATCAATGCTCTGATCCCAAGCAGTACTTTAAAGTTACAGTTCTCCTGCCCTTTTTAGATCATTTGCTTGCAGACTTGAAAGCCCGATTTGCAAAGCATGTGCAGAAAGTTGCTAGACTACAATCACTCCTGCCGTCTTCTATCAGTGAAACATCATCTTTTCAGGACATTGAAGAGGCTGTAATATTCTACAGTGCTGACTTGCCGAACCCTGACATTGTTGATGAGGAATTTGTTCGTTGGAAGAGAAAATGGCTCAACATTCCTCCGCAGTCTCGTTCCCAATCTCTGAAAGACTGCCTGGCTCCTGGTGTCTGCACAATGCCAAACCTGCGTGTCCTTATGCAGCTTTTTGCAACACTGCCTCTGAGCACTTGTTCCTGTGAGCGATCCGGTTCTGCTCTGCGACGGCTCAACACCTACCTGCGCAGCACTCAGAGTGAAGACCgtcttgctgctgcagctctCATCCACGTCAACTACGCTACAcctgttgatattaaccacGTCTGCAAACTGTTTATGCAGAAACATCCACGTAGAATTGAAGCACCTAGTATGCTGTTTGATAACTCTTGA
- the LOC134195205 gene encoding uncharacterized protein LOC134195205, whose translation MGFRHTLRDDKLYFYERRDIMEQRHNYLKKIRQYRREDRPIVYLDETWANSHMAPERLWLDEQGRGGWKRPSGKGQRLIILHAGSETGWTPNADLVFRSKKNSTDYHDEMNSEHFLEWFQKLLVNIQPGSVIVLDNAPYHNSVVEKVPTKSSRKKEMQEWLTRKRIPFSDKDLKKDLFAKIQLSVPNRKLYATNEAAKACGHIVLRSPVAHCELNPIELVWADVKRYLKVHNKTFKLADLEQLVPDAFQSVTPEMWAKHCQHVQEEEERFWEKDGLQEESVEEYIIELGTEDDDDDIEVRDIEFEGEGEDSDGEQDECEPVMDENDRELLRSDAVSDA comes from the coding sequence ATGGGATTCAGACATACCCTACGTGACGacaaattatatttctatGAACGTAGAGACATTATGGAGCAGCGCCATAATTACCTCAAAAAAATTAGGCAGTATAGAAGAGAAGACCGTCCCATAGTGTACTTGGACGAAACCTGGGCAAATTCACACATGGCTCCGGAGAGACTCTGGCTGGATGAACAGGGACGCGGTGGGTGGAAAAGACCTTCAGGAAAGGGTCAACGCCTTATCATACTTCACGCAGGAAGTGAAACGGGGTGGACTCCCAATGCAGACTTGGTTTTCAGATCAAAGAAGAACAGCACAGACTACCACGACGAAATGAACTCAGAGCATTTCTTGGAGTGGTTCCAGAAGCTGTTAGTCAATATACAGCCAGGCTCCGTTATCGTGCTTGATAACGCCCCTTACCACAACTCTGTAGTAGAAAAGGTTCCGACAAAATCAAGCAGAAAAAAAGAAATGCAAGAGTGGCTTACAAGAAAACGAATTCCTTTTAGTGACAAAGACCTAAAGAAGGATTTGTTTGCAAAAATCCAATTGTCGGTGCCAAACAGGAAGTTGTACGCTACCAACGAAGCTGCCAAGGCATGCGGCCACATTGTCCTCCGATCTCCTGTCGCACATTGCGAACTTAACCCCATAGAGCTGGTCTGGGCTGATGTCAAACGATATCTCAAAGTCCACAACAAAACGTTCAAGCTTGCAGACCTCGAGCAATTGGTTCCGGATGCATTCCAATCCGTCACACCCGAGATGTGGGCCAAACACTGCCAGCATGTGCAGGAAGAGGAAGAGCGCTTCTGGGAGAAGGATGGACTCCAAGAAGAGAGCGTGGAGGAATATATCATAGAACTGGGGACAGAGGATGACGACGATGATATCGAGGTTAGAGACATAGAATTCGAAGGTGAAGGAGAAGACTCCGACGGTGAACAAGACGAATGTGAACCTGTTATGGACGAGAACGACAGGGAATTGTTGCGATCAGACGCTGTTTCAGATGCGTAG
- the LOC134195645 gene encoding uncharacterized protein LOC134195645 codes for MPINMDDPLGIPEWAIFLALFNLVSPTLADGSKLPKTSAFIMFLMKLRLNLCDQDIAYRFGIHRTTVSRNFQRVLEATAIRTSHLIKWPDRETLRQTMPTSFKRFFKKCCVIIDCTEVFMERPSDLLASAQCVGGRMSDKEIVEKSQLMEHLLPRDIILADRGFLCQDYASLVMAEVKTPPFTKGKRQLEKKEVDWSRELSAVRIHIERVIGVVKQKYTILQGVLPLSLISDENTIDNIVKVCCGLVNLCPSVISQ; via the exons ATGCCGATAAATATGGACGACCCCTTGGGGATTCCTGAATGGGCAATATTTCTTGCTCTGTTCAACCTTGTTTCGCCAACTCTAGCAGATGGTTCAAAACTCCCTAAGACTTCCGCTTTTATCATGTTTCTTATGAAACTCCGACTGAATCTTTGTGATCAGGACATAGCTTACAGATTTGGCATTCACAGAACAACAGTGTCAAGAAATTTTCAGCGAGTGTTGGAAGCAACTGCCATCAGAACATCACACCTGATAAAGTGGCCAGACAGAGAGACCCTACGTCAAACTATGCCTACTTCCTTCAAAAGATTCTTTAAAAAGTGTTGTGTGATTATTGATTGCACTGAAGTATTTATGGAGAGGCCTTCAGATCTTCTTGCCAGTGCACAA TGTGTTGGTGGACGCATGTCAGACAAAGAGATTGTTGAAAAATCTCAACTTATGGAACATTTACTGCCAA GAGACATTATATTGGCTGACAGAGGCTTTCTGTGCCAAGACTATGCCAGTTTAGTAATGGCTGAGGTGAAAACCCCTCCGTTTACTAAAGGCAAACGGCAGCTGGAGAAGAAGGAGGTGGACTGGAGTAGAGAGTTGTCTGCTGTCAGAATACATATTGAAAGAGTCATTGGCGTGGTTAAACAAAAGTACACCATTCTGCAAGGTGTTCTTCCTCTCTCTTTAATATCTGATGAAAACACTATTGACAACATAGTTAAAGTCTGTTGTGGGCTAGTAAATTTGTGCCCTTCTGTGATTAGTCAGTAG
- the LOC134185803 gene encoding uncharacterized protein LOC134185803: MDEVGEVPGLDLNLWYLDDGTFAGTRKSVSKLINFIIEKGPSLGLHVNLSKCEVFWPSGDRTHPEFPPEVHRLSDGMELLGSPVFGSSDFFTNCFKKRVDQVANTQSHLSDLENPQVELQLLRSCLSICKINHLLRSVRPGVATSTLSIFDEGLRRSLSRITRSSISDFAWSQAVLPIGKGGMGIREALSTSPSAFLGSCNSNRKLVNCLLKRNHPSLLTLIKPLPGEDEARGIVHNLLSRKDSPSLDLVTATQHQIQIQLDDISFSNLLNSVSLRDRARLKTLSSPHTGAWLRATPNRNLGLTMSPHEFVVAARYWLGLPVFPFPPNSIRCICGHPLDPYGDHLVGCGHGPHRLNRHNALCESIWQSLLIDSKQVVKEQRSSGQSKCRPGDVFHPNFLNGRPGYFDITVRNTLQPSYIARVAETSGVVAEAAEMGKDDRHHARVSLTGGTFYPLVVETLGLWSPDSLETLKSISSKVCAVLAVPFWKALKNLLEQLSVRLWIYNARMISSRILAEVAEVLSWDFPVCE, translated from the coding sequence ATGGATGAAGTTGGAGAAGTGCCTGGCTTAGACCTAAATTTGTGGTACCTTGACGATGGTACTTTTGCTGGCACACGGAAATCTGTCTCAAAGTTAATAAACTTCATCATAGAGAAAGGTCCTTCCCTGGGCCTTCATGTCAATTTATCAAAGTGTGAAGTGTTTTGGCCTTCAGGAGATCGAACACATCCAGAATTTCCACCAGAAGTACACCGGTtgtcagatggaatggaattGCTTGGTTCTCCTGTGTTTGGTTCATCGGATTTCTTCACTAATTGTTTCAAGAAGCGAGTCGATCAAGTAGCAAATACCCAATCTCATCTATCTGATCTTGAAAATCCACAAGTGGAACTTCAGTTGTTGAGAAGTTGCCTGTCCATATGTAAAATCAACCATTTGCTACGATCTGTGAGACCTGGGGTTGCTACGAGCACATTGTCTATTTTCGATGAAGGGTTACGCCGATCTCTCAGCCGTATCACAAGATCTTCAATTTCTGACTTTGCATGGTCACAAGCAGTATTGCCAATTGGAAAAGGAGGTATGGGTATCCGGGAGGCCTTATCTACTTCACCTTCCGCTTTTCTTGGCAGCTGTAACTCAAATCGAAAGTTAGTTAATTGCTTACTGAAACGTAACCATCCTTCTCTTCTCACTTTGATCAAACCCTTGCCTGGAGAAGACGAAGCACGAGGAATCGTGCATAACCTACTTTCAAGAAAGGATTCACCTTCATTAGATTTGGtgacagctacacaacatcaGATTCAAATTCAACTAGATGACATCTCATTTTCCAACCTACTCAATTCAGTGAGTCTCAGAGATAGGGCTCGCTTGAAGACATTATCATCTCCTCATACTGGTGCATGGTTGCGGGCAACTCCAAACCGTAACTTAGGCCTCACCATGTCACcccatgagtttgttgtagcagCAAGATACTGGTTGGGTCTACCTGTGTTTCCGTTCCCACCAAACAGCATCAGATGTATATGTGGTCATCCACTTGACCCATATGGAGATCATCTTGTTGGGTGTGGTCATGGTCCACATCGTCTGAATCGACATAATGCTTTATGTGAGTCTATTTGGCAATCACTCCTCATTGATTCCAAACAAGTTGTgaaagaacagagaagctCGGGTCAATCCAAATGCCGCCCAGGTGATGTCTTCCATCCGAATTTCTTGAATGGACGGCCTGGATATTTTGACATCACTGTAAGAAACACGTTGCAACCATCTTACATTGctcgagttgctgaaacatcaggagttgttgcagaagcagcagaaatgggCAAGGATGATCGTCACCATGCAAGAGTATCTTTGACTGGTGGTACATTTTATCCGTTGGTAGTTGAAACACTTGGCCTTTGGTCACCAGACAGTCTAGAGACTTTGAAGTCTATATCCTCAAAAGTAtgtgctgtgttagctgttcCCTTCTGGAAGGCTTTAAAGAATTTGCTAGAGCAGCTTTCTGTTAGATTATGGATTTATAACGCTAGAATGATATCTAGCCGCATACTTGCGGAAGTAGCTGAAGTCCTTAGTTGGGACttccctgtatgtgagtag